The genomic interval GAAATCATGCGCGTGCTCGTGTGGGTTTGCGACCAGCCGGTTCACATTTACCTGGTGCCCGAACTTTATAGCGTGATTAACGGCCAGTTCAAGGCGAATTTGGTTTACGGCTTTGAATTGCAGGAACTGTTTGCGTTTACCATGCCTTTGTGGCAGGTTCGCGTCAAGCGCATTATCGATATTCTGTTTGGTGCATTCCTCGGCTTGATTTCGTTCCCGGTATGCGTGCTCGCTGCCATTGCAATCAAGCTCGAAGATCATGGACCGGTGTTCTATTCCCAGGAACGCATTGGCCTGTACGGCAAGCCCTTTACGGTTTACAAGTTCCGCACCATGCGTACCGATGCCGAAAAGTTTGGCGCCCAGTGGGCCACCAAGGACGACCCCCGCATTACCAAGGTGGGTAAGTTCTTGCGCAAGACCCGTATCGATGAACTTCCGCAGATTTTGTGTGTGCTTAAAGGCGACATGAGCATGGTGGGCCCGCGCCCGGAACGTGCCGTGTTCATTGCCAAGCTTCGTGAAGAAATACCGTTCTATATTAGCCGCCTGAAAATGAAGCCGGGTCTGACCGGTTGGGCTCAGGTGTGCCACCATTACGATACTAGCACCGAAGACGTGAAAATCAAGTTGCAGTACGACATGTACTATTTCGAAAACATGAGCTTGTTGCTTGATTTCCAGATTCTGATGCGTACGGTTTATGTTGTTTTAACTGGTAAGGGAGCGCAGTAATGTACGGTGACAATTCGACTCCGATTTTTCCGACCGAAGATGCTTTGACCATGATCCGTCTGGCTTTGGCCGAAGATGTTCGCACGGGCGACGTGACGAGCGAATGGACGATTCCTGCCGACCAGAAGCAACATGCCCGCTTGATTGCCAAGGAAGATGGCGTGCTCGCAGGCCTCCCGGTGATTGAACTTGTGTTCCAGGAACTCAAGGCAAACGTGAAGGTGACCCTCCACAAGAAAGACGGCGATGTCGTGAAGAAGGGTGACCTGATTGCCGAAATGGACGGCACGACGCACGAACTCTTGACGGGCGAACGCACGCTTTTGAATTTTATCCAGCAGCTTTCCGGTGTGGCAACGGTTGCCCATACCTTCCAGGAAGCTTTGAAGGCAGGCAAGACCAAGGTTCTCGATACCCGCAAGACGGTTCCCGGTTTTCGCACTTTGCAGAAGTACGCCGTTCGCGTGGGTGGCGGTTCCAACCACCGCATGGGTCTCTTTGACATGGTGCTCGTGAAGGACAACCACATTGCTGCAGCAGGTGGTGTGCTCCAGGCCCTCGAAGTCGTGAAGAAGAACAACAAGCAGAACTTGATGGTCGAAATGGAAGTCGAAAATTTCGATCAGCTGCGCGCACTCCTGAACAAGGGTGTGGACGTGATCATGCTTGACAACATGAGCAATGAAATGATGGCCGAAGCTTTGAAGATTATCAAGGAAAGCGGCGACAAGTGCCTGGTCGAAGGTTCCGGCAACATGACGCTCGAACGCGCCAAGGAAATCGCGACCCTGGGTCTTGACTATATTTCGGTTGGCGCCCTTACACATAGTGTAAAGGCTCTCGACATCTCTATGAGAATATAAGACCGTTCGCGCCCAATCAGATAAGTACGTCCCCAGAGCGCTCACTCTCGCAACCGCCCCAGCTTAACGCCTGGGGCTTTGTTGCTCACGGAAGACCGTTCGCGCCCAATCTAGTTAAGTACGTCCCCAGAGCGCTCACTCTCGCAACCACGCCTCGTTAATACGAGGCGCCTGTTGCTCACGAATCTAATAGTAAAATATGGCCTAAAAAGGGCGTTTTGGCTCCCTTTGGACGTCAAAAAAATACATCTTTCTTAAATGGGTACAAAAATCTTTACAGTACCCATTGCTTTTTTTATATTTGGGCGCGAAAATTGAACTTTCGCGGCTTTAGATGCTGGCGAAAACAAGGAGAAAAGAATGAGCAAGGACTTAAAGGAAAAAGCTCTCGAATATCACGCCATGGGCAAGCCCGGCAAAATCGAAATCGTGCCGACCAAGCCGCATAGCACGCAGACCGACTTGGGCCTTGCATACACTCCGGGTGTAGCTGTTCCTTGCTTGGAAATCGAAAAGGACAACAACCTTGCTTATGAATACACCGGTAAGGGAAACCTCGTTGCTGTGATCAGTAACGGTACGGCAGTGCTTGGCCTCGGAGACATTGGCGCCCTCGCTGGTAAGCCGGTGATGGAAGGTAAGGCTCTCCTCTTCAAGATTTACGCCGGTATCGATGTGTTCGACATCGAAATCAACGAAAAGGATCCGAAGAAGTTTATCGAAATCGTGAAGGGTATCGCCCCGACGTTCGGCGGTATCAACCTCGAAGACATCAAGGCTCCGGAATGCTTCGAAATCGAAGATACCCTGAAGGCTGAACTCGACATCCCCGTGATGCATGATGACCAGCACGGTACCGCAATCATTTCTTCTGCAGGCCTCTTGAACGCAATTGAAGTGGCTGGCAAGAGCATTCGCAACGTGAAGATGGTGGTGAACGGTGCGGGTGCAGCCGCTTGCGCCTGCACGCGACTCTACTTGTCGCTCGGTCTCAAGAAAGAAAACTTGGTGATGTGCGACAGTAAGGGTGTCATTCGCAAGGACCGCAAGGGCCTTACCGAAGCGAAGGCTTTCTTTGCGACCGACCGCACCGATATCGAAACGCTTGAAGACGCCATGAAGGGCGCCGATGTGTTCGTCGGCCTCTCCAAGGCTAACGTCCTGACTCGCGAAATGGTCCGCAGCATGGCCGACCAGCCGATTGTTTTCGCTCTCGCTAACCCGAACCCCGAAATCAGCTACGAAGAAGCCATGGCAAGCCGTGGTGATCTGATTTTTGCAACGGGCCGCAGCGACTATCCGAACCAGGTGAACAACGTGATCGGTTTCCCGTACATTTTCCGCGGTGCCCTCGACGTTCGCGCTACCTGCATTAACGAACACATGAAGCACGCCGCCGTGCGCGCCATTGCAGCCCTTGCCCACAAGCCGGTTCCGGATGTGGTGAACATTGCTTACAACTCCCAGCGCTTTACCTTCGGTAAGGAATACTTGATTCCGAAGCCGCTGGATCCGCGTCTGTTGACCGACGTGTCTATCGCTGTGGCCAAGGCCGCTATCGAAAGTGGCGTGGCCCGCAAGCCGATTACCGATTGGGACGCCTACTACGACCGTCTGCGCGACATGATGGGTTACGACAACAAGCTTATCCGTCAGTTCAGCGATACGGCTCGCAGCAACCCGAAGCGCGTGGTGTTTGCCGAAAGCAACCTCAACATGCTCAAGGCTGCGGTGCAGGCCAAGACCGAAGGCGTTGCACACCCGATTCTGCTCGGCAACCCCGAACGTATTC from Fibrobacter sp. UWB5 carries:
- a CDS encoding sugar transferase, whose amino-acid sequence is MIRAATLERILVVLSDFVALSICFVLAFWVQFHSGWIADKFDPSKSFADYAHMGLVLNMGWLVLFTCAGLYRSWLLMSRTHQVLRVLRAVLIGIVLVIAVLFGAEFIGKVMVNEPLNQGYLYGSRFPWIFIYGGFALFLVILFRMLIYRCLRRLLSLGFGANNILVLGATEAGKNIAEALAKTPERGQRVVGFVDERFQVMEHEFANVPVLGKYSDLASLIKKYKVTGIIIAHESSSPQEIMRVLVWVCDQPVHIYLVPELYSVINGQFKANLVYGFELQELFAFTMPLWQVRVKRIIDILFGAFLGLISFPVCVLAAIAIKLEDHGPVFYSQERIGLYGKPFTVYKFRTMRTDAEKFGAQWATKDDPRITKVGKFLRKTRIDELPQILCVLKGDMSMVGPRPERAVFIAKLREEIPFYISRLKMKPGLTGWAQVCHHYDTSTEDVKIKLQYDMYYFENMSLLLDFQILMRTVYVVLTGKGAQ
- the nadC gene encoding carboxylating nicotinate-nucleotide diphosphorylase, whose translation is MYGDNSTPIFPTEDALTMIRLALAEDVRTGDVTSEWTIPADQKQHARLIAKEDGVLAGLPVIELVFQELKANVKVTLHKKDGDVVKKGDLIAEMDGTTHELLTGERTLLNFIQQLSGVATVAHTFQEALKAGKTKVLDTRKTVPGFRTLQKYAVRVGGGSNHRMGLFDMVLVKDNHIAAAGGVLQALEVVKKNNKQNLMVEMEVENFDQLRALLNKGVDVIMLDNMSNEMMAEALKIIKESGDKCLVEGSGNMTLERAKEIATLGLDYISVGALTHSVKALDISMRI
- a CDS encoding NADP-dependent malic enzyme, whose translation is MSKDLKEKALEYHAMGKPGKIEIVPTKPHSTQTDLGLAYTPGVAVPCLEIEKDNNLAYEYTGKGNLVAVISNGTAVLGLGDIGALAGKPVMEGKALLFKIYAGIDVFDIEINEKDPKKFIEIVKGIAPTFGGINLEDIKAPECFEIEDTLKAELDIPVMHDDQHGTAIISSAGLLNAIEVAGKSIRNVKMVVNGAGAAACACTRLYLSLGLKKENLVMCDSKGVIRKDRKGLTEAKAFFATDRTDIETLEDAMKGADVFVGLSKANVLTREMVRSMADQPIVFALANPNPEISYEEAMASRGDLIFATGRSDYPNQVNNVIGFPYIFRGALDVRATCINEHMKHAAVRAIAALAHKPVPDVVNIAYNSQRFTFGKEYLIPKPLDPRLLTDVSIAVAKAAIESGVARKPITDWDAYYDRLRDMMGYDNKLIRQFSDTARSNPKRVVFAESNLNMLKAAVQAKTEGVAHPILLGNPERIQIIAQREQLDLTGIKIVNPRSPEEFERRRKYAEIYAEENGRNGVTLDEARDDMFEPNHFGMMMVKVGDADALISGGYSKYSETIELAKEIIGIREEYKHFGAMHILSTRKGTFFLADTLVNRDPDAETLVDIVKLTHDAVRFFAHEPVMAMLSYANFGSDKGAPRGTSNTAREAVRMIHEQYPDYVIDGEMQVNVALDKDLRDTKYPFNKIKGQTVNTLIFPCLSSANTTCKMLLEMGVGESIGPVQMGLNKPVHFTDSDASVHDIFNLTVAAVIDAIVQEKKDEEKNRKKFDKMW